One segment of Flammeovirga agarivorans DNA contains the following:
- a CDS encoding Crp/Fnr family transcriptional regulator, with the protein MNLDTTKISSFFETEYPLNKEGLKELLGLFSVVEYKKNTQILTSDTEEHQLRFLNKGAVREYYASTEKETNINFYTKPQFITDLSSFMNDTKTKKYQESLTPVGLLVIDKELFRTILAKYDCGKSFIDLSFQKLLKQKELFEYNRVTKSPEELYQELLIYKPNWLQSIPQYHIASYLNITPETLSRIRKRIS; encoded by the coding sequence ATGAACCTAGATACAACAAAAATATCGTCATTTTTTGAGACAGAGTATCCACTCAATAAAGAAGGATTAAAAGAACTTCTAGGTTTATTTAGTGTAGTTGAATATAAAAAGAACACCCAAATCCTTACTTCAGATACCGAAGAACACCAACTGCGTTTTTTAAATAAAGGGGCAGTTAGAGAATACTATGCATCGACTGAGAAAGAAACCAATATCAATTTCTATACAAAGCCTCAGTTTATAACCGATTTATCGTCGTTTATGAACGATACCAAAACAAAAAAGTACCAAGAGTCGCTCACCCCTGTAGGGTTACTAGTAATTGATAAGGAACTGTTCAGAACCATCTTAGCAAAGTACGATTGTGGTAAATCCTTTATAGATTTATCCTTTCAAAAGCTGCTAAAACAGAAGGAACTATTTGAATACAATAGAGTTACAAAATCCCCAGAAGAACTCTACCAAGAATTATTAATATATAAACCCAATTGGCTTCAATCTATTCCGCAATACCATATTGCTTCTTACTTAAATATTACCCCAGAAACATTGAGTAGAATTCGTAAACGCATTTCTTGA
- a CDS encoding DinB family protein has translation MSTVEIIKTQTEDAYNWVNKLVESIPHEQWDETPDIIDTNVTWQIGHLILSFNYHSLMSIRGPQLDLYQQLPIQEYFKLFVNTQPSECIGKTDAVALVEHLRLIQNRSIEIIANLSEDDLKAQLEPTKVPHPIAKNKFQALDWNVKHTMWHCGQLGLLKKVLGQRYDFGLKV, from the coding sequence ATGAGTACTGTAGAAATAATAAAAACTCAAACTGAAGATGCTTACAATTGGGTCAATAAATTGGTAGAAAGTATACCTCATGAACAATGGGATGAAACACCTGACATTATCGATACTAATGTTACTTGGCAAATTGGTCACTTGATCCTTAGCTTTAATTATCATTCATTAATGTCAATTAGAGGTCCACAACTTGATCTATACCAACAACTTCCTATACAAGAGTATTTTAAACTATTCGTCAACACTCAACCATCAGAATGTATCGGAAAAACGGATGCAGTAGCATTGGTTGAGCACTTGAGGTTGATACAGAATAGATCAATCGAGATCATTGCTAATTTATCTGAAGACGATTTGAAGGCACAATTAGAACCTACGAAAGTTCCTCATCCTATTGCGAAGAATAAATTTCAAGCATTAGACTGGAATGTAAAACACACAATGTGGCATTGTGGTCAGCTAGGGCTACTGAAAAAAGTCTTAGGACAACGCTATGATTTCGGTTTGAAAGTTTAA
- a CDS encoding DinB family protein: protein MEKEEQKHNPGFLEYVYKLTEGTDLKEALSLSLENIDRIDIAQLKRIGLKTYEAEKWTINKIIQHLIDWERVWCFRAILFARGEGSIPDAHDQEIMAKNSNADELSIERLIEELRVVRQSSILLFDSFNDEILNTNCEFFEYEMPLYAIGYTIAAHQIHHLNIIEERYIPLDQ, encoded by the coding sequence ATGGAAAAAGAAGAACAAAAACACAATCCTGGCTTCCTAGAATATGTCTATAAACTAACAGAAGGAACTGATCTTAAAGAAGCACTTTCACTGAGTTTAGAGAATATTGATCGTATTGATATTGCCCAATTAAAACGTATCGGCTTAAAAACTTATGAAGCTGAAAAATGGACTATCAATAAGATTATCCAACATTTAATTGATTGGGAAAGGGTTTGGTGTTTTAGAGCCATCCTATTTGCCAGAGGCGAAGGAAGTATTCCTGATGCCCATGACCAAGAGATTATGGCAAAAAACTCCAATGCAGATGAGCTTTCTATTGAACGATTAATCGAAGAACTTCGAGTGGTCCGTCAATCCAGTATTTTGTTGTTCGATTCGTTTAATGATGAGATCTTAAATACAAATTGTGAGTTTTTTGAATACGAAATGCCATTGTATGCTATTGGATATACCATAGCGGCACATCAAATACATCACTTAAATATCATTGAAGAACGCTATATTCCTTTAGATCAATAG
- a CDS encoding AraC family transcriptional regulator codes for MKTNKEKELQEDYRNRINRVFTFIDKNLGNDLSLDKVAEIAYFSPFHFHRIFKLITGETLNEYVKRKRIEKSAADLLHKNISISEIAHHYGFSDASSYSKAFKKYFKESPTAFIKLNHRRHSKIRQVNSKNGQEYPNNEKYLCIINNLRQWITMNTKIEIVELPKMNYAYVSCIGPQNLGNAFQQLIQWATPKGLMHDQVKMMTVYHDSFKITEPNKVRMSASILLQKDETVDGTIALSSFSPQKCIVGHFEISPNEFEKAWTGMFLWMNENGYKKAEQDPFEIYHNNFNEHPEGIAIVDFYIPIEMT; via the coding sequence TTGAAAACCAATAAAGAAAAAGAACTTCAGGAAGACTATAGAAACAGAATCAATAGAGTCTTTACATTTATAGATAAGAATCTAGGCAATGATTTATCATTAGATAAAGTAGCAGAAATTGCCTATTTCTCACCCTTCCATTTTCACCGAATTTTTAAACTGATTACAGGTGAGACGTTAAATGAGTATGTGAAAAGAAAAAGGATTGAGAAGTCTGCAGCAGACTTATTACATAAAAATATAAGTATATCTGAAATCGCTCATCATTATGGTTTTAGTGATGCTTCTTCCTATTCAAAAGCTTTTAAAAAATATTTCAAAGAGAGTCCTACTGCATTTATCAAACTCAATCATCGTAGACATAGCAAGATTAGACAAGTCAATAGCAAGAATGGACAAGAGTATCCGAATAATGAAAAATACCTTTGTATCATTAATAATTTAAGACAATGGATTACTATGAATACAAAAATTGAAATTGTAGAATTACCAAAAATGAATTACGCATACGTTTCATGTATCGGACCTCAAAACCTTGGTAATGCTTTTCAACAACTGATACAATGGGCAACACCGAAAGGGTTAATGCATGATCAGGTAAAAATGATGACCGTTTATCATGATAGTTTTAAGATCACTGAACCCAATAAGGTAAGGATGAGTGCTTCAATACTTCTTCAAAAAGACGAAACTGTAGATGGTACTATAGCATTAAGTTCGTTTTCTCCTCAAAAGTGCATTGTAGGTCATTTTGAAATCAGCCCTAATGAATTTGAGAAAGCATGGACCGGAATGTTTCTATGGATGAATGAAAATGGATATAAAAAAGCAGAACAAGATCCTTTTGAAATCTATCATAATAATTTCAACGAACACCCTGAAGGTATTGCGATAGTTGATTTTTATATACCCATCGAAATGACTTGA
- the bluB gene encoding 5,6-dimethylbenzimidazole synthase, with the protein MDLYDCIYKRRDTRHFTQDDLPAEVLEKALDAAHAAPSVGLSEPWRFIVVKSQERKKEIKDLFQESNTKAESQITDSKQTALYNSLKLEAIEETPIGIAIFCDTSTLDSFTIGTIGNTSTLEWSCACAVQNLWLSLTEQGYGAGWVSILDYKKFENLFEVPENWRSLGYICLGKPATDYDGQPMLQKEKWKVRSKKPYVKYV; encoded by the coding sequence ATGGACTTATACGATTGCATATATAAACGAAGAGATACAAGGCATTTCACACAAGATGATTTACCGGCAGAGGTACTAGAAAAAGCGTTAGATGCTGCACATGCAGCTCCGTCAGTAGGTTTATCAGAACCTTGGAGGTTTATCGTTGTCAAGTCTCAAGAAAGAAAAAAAGAGATTAAAGACTTATTCCAGGAATCCAATACAAAAGCAGAATCTCAAATTACAGATTCAAAACAAACAGCACTGTATAACTCGTTAAAGCTTGAAGCTATTGAAGAAACACCTATTGGTATCGCTATATTTTGTGATACGAGTACTTTAGATTCCTTCACTATCGGAACCATTGGAAATACAAGTACACTGGAATGGAGTTGTGCCTGTGCAGTACAAAATTTATGGTTATCACTAACAGAACAAGGTTATGGTGCAGGATGGGTCTCGATTTTAGATTATAAGAAGTTCGAGAACTTATTTGAAGTGCCAGAAAACTGGAGAAGTTTAGGATATATATGCTTAGGAAAACCTGCTACAGACTATGATGGACAACCGATGCTACAAAAAGAAAAATGGAAAGTAAGAAGTAAAAAACCTTACGTTAAGTACGTTTAA
- a CDS encoding IPT/TIG domain-containing protein has product MNNSLTSNFLYGLLLSLFLLNHSPINAQNASNCTDENIQNRLDEGESPFEIFQSCPGIQLSQIYGKYYLGKYPIAYLDTLKGNGFITTDSRVTKIGASWVTVKASMDSASINVPGTSSAIGTGVLNTALIIAKYGITGSYFQDSTYSYAALLAYNYSKETGGNWFLPSSDEMAAIVQNVINPSGQMGALCPRPGPSPFTGSQCNFAYWTSTQQNINPSGYFNKAYIVDCMGNIIPDGEATTFETNKSSPYLIRLGCNFSSGRIPQITSISPDTVRTGENITVTGLNFNPYDNALIFANGVVARSISSTTTSAVFSVPDNARSGQVKLTISKKSSFYSEQSLTILPVPEITSMPSTGMINQNIIISGKNFSSNNDDNQVTFSGVSMPVTPISSTENSITVTIPLGTKEGFVHVISNGIRSTRSLNKLQITPLNISLNTTSIRENRTLTITGNGFSDNINENKVYFTGGAEATPSTVSTNRLTVTVPKEAKSGTLYVISNGVQSINSAPLDIIHRPEISYFTPQSGSSGELLTITANNLEVDKSVNRYVIFYQNDVQKGSALATYSNSTTLQSTVPQGLAPGKYKMSISIDNWSSEKSESEFTVGNNDY; this is encoded by the coding sequence ATGAATAATTCTCTTACTAGCAATTTTCTCTATGGCTTATTGCTAAGCTTATTTTTACTAAATCATTCCCCTATTAATGCACAAAATGCATCCAATTGTACTGATGAAAACATCCAAAACAGATTAGATGAAGGAGAAAGTCCTTTTGAGATTTTTCAATCTTGTCCTGGTATACAACTGAGTCAAATTTATGGTAAATACTATTTAGGTAAATATCCTATTGCCTACCTAGACACATTAAAAGGAAATGGATTTATTACAACAGATTCTAGAGTAACTAAAATAGGTGCTTCATGGGTGACAGTAAAGGCATCGATGGATAGTGCAAGTATTAATGTTCCTGGTACAAGCTCAGCAATAGGAACAGGAGTACTAAACACAGCATTAATTATTGCGAAATATGGAATAACAGGAAGTTACTTCCAAGACTCTACTTATTCTTATGCTGCTTTGTTAGCTTACAATTATTCGAAAGAAACAGGAGGCAATTGGTTTTTGCCAAGTAGTGATGAAATGGCAGCCATTGTTCAAAATGTCATCAACCCAAGTGGACAAATGGGAGCACTTTGTCCAAGACCGGGACCAAGTCCTTTTACTGGGAGCCAATGTAACTTTGCTTATTGGACCTCCACACAACAAAATATCAATCCATCAGGTTATTTTAATAAAGCATATATCGTTGACTGTATGGGAAACATAATTCCAGATGGGGAAGCTACGACATTTGAAACAAACAAGTCTTCTCCCTATTTAATAAGACTTGGGTGTAATTTCTCATCAGGTAGAATACCACAAATCACATCAATTAGTCCTGATACCGTTAGAACTGGTGAAAACATTACTGTAACAGGGCTGAACTTTAATCCTTACGATAATGCGTTGATCTTTGCTAATGGAGTGGTGGCTAGGTCGATTAGCTCCACTACTACATCTGCTGTTTTTTCGGTTCCTGATAATGCAAGGTCTGGTCAAGTAAAATTGACTATTTCTAAAAAATCAAGCTTTTATTCTGAGCAAAGCCTTACAATTCTTCCAGTTCCTGAAATTACTAGTATGCCTTCAACTGGTATGATTAATCAAAACATTATCATTAGTGGCAAGAACTTCAGTAGTAATAATGATGATAACCAAGTAACTTTCAGTGGAGTTTCAATGCCAGTAACGCCTATTTCTTCAACAGAAAATAGCATTACTGTCACCATACCATTAGGAACAAAAGAAGGTTTTGTGCATGTTATCTCTAACGGTATTCGAAGTACTAGATCTTTAAATAAATTACAGATCACTCCTCTTAATATCAGTTTGAATACTACCTCAATAAGAGAAAATAGAACACTTACGATTACTGGAAATGGATTTAGCGACAATATCAATGAAAATAAAGTGTATTTCACAGGTGGAGCTGAAGCTACACCTTCAACCGTTTCCACAAATAGACTAACTGTTACAGTGCCAAAAGAAGCTAAAAGCGGTACTTTATATGTTATTAGTAATGGTGTACAAAGTATTAATAGTGCACCATTAGACATTATACATCGCCCTGAAATTAGTTATTTCACCCCTCAAAGTGGTTCCTCTGGTGAATTACTTACAATTACAGCTAATAATTTAGAAGTAGATAAAAGTGTTAATCGTTATGTAATTTTCTATCAGAATGATGTACAAAAAGGATCTGCTCTTGCCACCTACAGTAATAGTACAACTCTTCAATCCACAGTTCCTCAAGGATTAGCTCCAGGAAAATATAAAATGAGTATATCAATTGATAATTGGTCAAGTGAAAAATCTGAATCAGAATTTACAGTCGGAAATAATGATTATTAA
- a CDS encoding Crp/Fnr family transcriptional regulator, which produces MQEIKVKKGTILQHSGEINSKIYKVKNGLLRSYSIDKNGHENIFMFAPEGWIIADSCAPTSPSVLFIDALEDSTIIVLPKELEKEKDNIEPLAKRMKVLQERIIMLISTNAIERYEHFIETYPNIVQRVSQKMIASYLGVTPETLSAAKAKRSKKE; this is translated from the coding sequence ATGCAGGAAATCAAGGTAAAAAAAGGGACAATTCTTCAACATAGTGGTGAAATAAATAGTAAAATTTATAAAGTAAAGAATGGACTACTACGAAGTTATTCCATTGATAAAAATGGACATGAAAATATTTTTATGTTTGCCCCTGAAGGTTGGATTATTGCAGATTCCTGTGCACCTACTTCACCTTCTGTATTATTTATTGATGCTCTCGAAGACTCAACAATTATAGTACTACCCAAAGAGTTAGAAAAGGAGAAAGATAATATCGAACCGCTCGCCAAAAGAATGAAGGTGCTTCAGGAACGTATCATAATGCTGATCAGTACAAACGCTATAGAAAGGTATGAGCATTTTATAGAAACTTACCCGAATATCGTTCAGAGAGTATCTCAAAAAATGATAGCCTCTTACCTTGGTGTTACACCAGAGACATTAAGTGCGGCAAAAGCAAAACGATCAAAAAAAGAATAA
- a CDS encoding porin family protein translates to MKRLITLLMALFLSYAVFAQDKLLTFNVGYGLSSMSTKINEYKGFDPGTCGNIGLYYNHSPKWSFGAEMSYSFAFVGNYVDTNNGGSGLTFISYFSHYLLKTRYFLGRKKVKTHVGLGVGYFDMRPAVVRVEDNFYNHHPISAIGFVPEFGLHIYFFELTVLYSMAPNTVIGEDFNMSYSNFQIRANFNINFIKKKK, encoded by the coding sequence ATGAAACGTCTTATTACTCTATTAATGGCTTTATTTTTAAGCTATGCTGTCTTTGCTCAAGATAAATTACTAACCTTTAATGTGGGTTATGGGCTATCTAGTATGTCTACGAAAATCAATGAATACAAGGGGTTTGATCCTGGTACATGTGGAAATATTGGTTTGTATTATAATCACAGTCCAAAATGGTCATTTGGGGCAGAAATGTCATATTCATTTGCTTTTGTTGGTAATTATGTTGATACTAATAATGGTGGTTCTGGTTTGACCTTTATCTCTTATTTTAGTCATTACCTTCTAAAAACAAGGTATTTTCTTGGTCGAAAAAAAGTGAAAACACATGTAGGTTTAGGTGTCGGTTACTTTGATATGAGACCTGCTGTTGTTAGGGTAGAGGATAACTTTTATAACCATCACCCTATTAGTGCAATTGGTTTTGTCCCAGAATTTGGTTTACATATTTACTTCTTTGAGTTGACAGTATTATATAGCATGGCTCCAAATACGGTAATCGGAGAAGATTTTAATATGTCTTATTCAAATTTTCAAATCAGAGCAAACTTCAATATCAATTTCATCAAAAAGAAAAAATAA
- a CDS encoding C45 family peptidase, translating into MKISLSFLLLFISSIGIQNKISDPVPGSCTIFSASIGDQTLFGNNEDYFDPDTYLWTEPATGGNYGCIYLGFKDYSHQGGINEKGLCFDANALPDVKINLHKELLQPPHYDVPYDQYEIWLPVLILRKAATIQEAIDIAQKYQKNNWYPSSEGVGYQLNFADAQGDAVVMSVDQSGELAFTRKNKDAHFLISTNYNKANPNNALEYPCHRYTVSEEMLNTITKENDITIRFFKNILDRVHQEGIFSRTLYSNIFDLQRGIIYLYYQHEYEEVVILHVKDELAKGNINIKISDLFSEETVHQASYKWYSLIATWILGCAALTVISIVIIHYINKKYYKFH; encoded by the coding sequence ATGAAAATATCGCTCTCATTTCTTTTACTTTTTATTTCATCAATTGGAATACAAAATAAAATCTCTGATCCTGTTCCAGGTTCTTGTACTATATTCTCGGCTTCTATTGGTGATCAAACATTATTTGGTAATAATGAAGATTACTTTGACCCCGATACGTATTTATGGACAGAACCAGCCACAGGTGGAAATTATGGTTGTATATATTTAGGCTTTAAAGATTACTCACATCAGGGAGGCATTAATGAAAAAGGGCTTTGTTTTGATGCCAATGCTCTTCCTGATGTAAAGATCAATCTTCATAAAGAATTACTTCAACCACCCCATTATGATGTACCTTATGATCAATATGAGATTTGGTTACCTGTTTTAATTCTAAGAAAAGCGGCTACTATTCAAGAAGCGATTGATATTGCACAAAAATATCAAAAGAATAACTGGTACCCTTCATCAGAGGGCGTCGGTTATCAATTAAATTTTGCCGATGCTCAAGGTGATGCTGTGGTCATGAGTGTAGATCAATCTGGTGAGCTTGCTTTTACTAGAAAGAATAAAGACGCCCATTTTTTGATTTCTACGAATTACAATAAGGCAAATCCAAATAATGCATTAGAATATCCCTGCCACAGGTACACTGTTTCTGAAGAGATGCTTAATACGATTACAAAAGAGAATGATATCACTATCAGATTCTTTAAGAATATCCTTGACCGCGTTCATCAGGAAGGTATTTTTAGTCGAACTTTATATTCCAATATTTTTGATTTACAAAGAGGAATTATCTACTTATACTACCAACATGAATACGAGGAAGTTGTCATACTTCATGTAAAAGATGAACTAGCAAAGGGAAATATTAATATCAAAATCAGTGATCTATTTTCTGAAGAAACTGTACACCAAGCATCCTATAAGTGGTATTCTTTGATAGCAACATGGATACTTGGCTGTGCAGCATTAACAGTAATAAGTATTGTAATTATTCATTACATAAATAAAAAGTATTACAAATTTCATTAA
- a CDS encoding RidA family protein, which translates to MTPLENLNKLGLQLPFPSTPGGSYVSVNIRSNIAYIAIQFPIHNEEYLYQGKLGEEISTQEGYQAMQLCALNVLSQIDKKVGFENIIGLNHIDAYFQSGHDWDDSPIVVNGASDIFIKVLEEKGEHSRAIFGVDKLPRNFSVGLTASFTIEAR; encoded by the coding sequence ATGACACCCTTAGAAAACTTAAATAAACTAGGACTCCAACTTCCTTTCCCTTCAACTCCTGGGGGAAGTTATGTATCTGTTAATATAAGGAGCAATATTGCTTACATTGCTATTCAATTTCCAATACACAATGAAGAATATTTGTATCAAGGGAAATTAGGTGAGGAAATTTCTACTCAAGAAGGATATCAAGCCATGCAACTTTGTGCTTTAAATGTTTTATCACAAATCGACAAAAAAGTAGGTTTTGAGAACATTATAGGATTAAATCATATCGATGCTTATTTTCAATCTGGCCATGATTGGGATGACTCTCCAATTGTCGTCAATGGTGCTTCTGATATTTTTATAAAAGTGTTAGAGGAAAAGGGAGAACATTCAAGAGCCATTTTTGGGGTTGATAAACTACCGAGAAATTTCAGTGTTGGTTTAACGGCTTCATTTACGATTGAAGCAAGGTAA
- a CDS encoding alpha/beta fold hydrolase, with protein MKNVKINGNTIEYQEYGIGQSLIFIHGTLSSGQTWRKIIPSLSKKYRCIVPEWPFGGHKVAVSQQVDLSPNGISDLIYQFFVAMNLSKAAIICNDTGGAYTQIFASKHQEMISQLVISNCEGFEIFPPKKFQSLQFMVQVPGYLWTMSKLFQYKPSLKWDLSFGLLSNALNPEELYEHYAKHFVADDLIRENFKRLVLGWNPKYTEKAAADLKEFNKPVLILWGMDDLDMFPLELGERIRNIFPNVEFVKIENAKTYVQEDNPQDFVENIHQFLDV; from the coding sequence ATGAAAAACGTCAAAATCAACGGAAACACAATTGAATACCAAGAATATGGAATTGGTCAGTCTCTCATTTTTATCCATGGAACCCTTTCAAGTGGCCAAACTTGGAGAAAGATCATTCCATCACTCTCAAAAAAATATAGATGTATTGTCCCAGAATGGCCATTTGGAGGACATAAAGTAGCCGTTTCTCAACAAGTAGACCTTTCTCCTAACGGTATTTCGGATCTCATTTATCAATTCTTTGTGGCAATGAACCTCTCAAAAGCTGCGATTATCTGTAACGATACAGGTGGCGCATATACTCAAATCTTTGCGTCAAAACATCAAGAGATGATCTCTCAACTAGTAATCAGTAACTGCGAAGGATTTGAGATTTTCCCACCTAAAAAATTTCAGAGTTTACAATTTATGGTTCAAGTTCCTGGGTACTTATGGACCATGTCGAAATTGTTTCAGTATAAGCCTTCATTGAAATGGGACTTATCTTTTGGCCTCCTAAGTAATGCTTTAAACCCCGAGGAATTATATGAACATTATGCAAAGCACTTTGTTGCTGATGACTTAATAAGGGAAAACTTTAAACGTCTTGTTCTCGGTTGGAACCCAAAGTATACAGAAAAGGCTGCTGCAGATCTAAAAGAATTCAATAAGCCTGTTCTCATTTTATGGGGAATGGATGACCTAGACATGTTCCCTTTGGAGTTAGGTGAAAGAATTAGAAATATTTTTCCAAATGTGGAATTTGTGAAAATTGAAAATGCAAAAACCTACGTTCAGGAAGATAACCCCCAAGACTTTGTGGAGAATATCCATCAATTTCTTGACGTATAG
- a CDS encoding TetR/AcrR family transcriptional regulator, producing the protein MEKQQLWINAGYKVYSTEGPNGLKVERLAKVVGVSKSSFYHYFADLECFIDDLFRYHLEQCKIIAEKERNCEKIHPDLIDIFIEHKIDLLFQRQLRIHQKEKQAQVVLSKSKTILGNFSEMAWAQDIYHPLTKTQLNAIFQIVIDDFYMKINEDNLNHKFLGEYMKGIQDTTKQLIGQLYTTV; encoded by the coding sequence ATGGAAAAACAGCAGCTATGGATTAATGCAGGTTATAAAGTCTACTCTACTGAAGGACCAAATGGTTTAAAGGTAGAACGATTGGCAAAGGTTGTTGGGGTAAGTAAATCTTCCTTTTATCATTACTTTGCTGACCTAGAATGTTTTATTGATGACCTTTTTCGATATCATTTAGAACAATGCAAGATCATAGCAGAAAAGGAGAGAAATTGTGAAAAGATCCACCCTGATTTAATTGATATTTTTATCGAGCACAAAATAGACCTATTATTTCAACGTCAGTTAAGAATTCATCAGAAAGAAAAACAAGCACAGGTTGTACTTTCTAAGTCAAAAACCATTCTTGGAAATTTTTCAGAAATGGCATGGGCACAAGATATCTATCATCCGTTAACAAAAACTCAGCTTAACGCAATATTTCAAATCGTTATTGATGATTTTTATATGAAAATCAATGAAGACAACCTCAACCATAAGTTTCTTGGAGAATATATGAAAGGGATTCAGGACACTACAAAACAACTCATTGGGCAATTGTACACTACCGTCTAA
- a CDS encoding MepB family protein: MNENLTHIKLAIYDKCSFTISNYHEEAEGKEYEACQFDLDGKKIINRSAKITPKKVGQFVTFWRRDINGITTPFKENDSIDFFTVNVRKENHFGQFVFPKSVLIQKGILSTKNKDGKRGFRVYPKWDVTLNQQAKKTQSWQLKYFYEINSSTILEDVVRLFNEK, encoded by the coding sequence ATGAACGAAAACTTAACTCATATCAAGTTAGCTATTTACGATAAGTGTTCTTTTACTATTTCCAATTACCATGAAGAGGCAGAAGGGAAAGAATATGAGGCTTGTCAATTTGATTTAGATGGAAAGAAAATTATCAATCGAAGTGCTAAAATTACGCCTAAAAAAGTAGGGCAATTTGTCACCTTTTGGAGGCGAGACATCAATGGTATTACAACACCTTTTAAGGAAAATGACTCAATTGATTTCTTTACGGTTAATGTAAGAAAGGAAAATCATTTTGGGCAATTTGTTTTCCCTAAAAGTGTACTTATACAGAAAGGGATTTTATCTACTAAAAATAAAGATGGCAAAAGAGGTTTCAGAGTATACCCTAAATGGGATGTAACTCTAAATCAACAAGCTAAGAAAACTCAATCGTGGCAATTGAAATATTTTTATGAAATAAATAGTTCCACTATATTAGAAGATGTTGTCAGGCTCTTTAATGAAAAATAA
- a CDS encoding alpha/beta hydrolase — translation MKNKLIIISDLWGSQKAQWLTNYTKILETNFDITFYDCCKIGKVDITNYSQENLHHQFIDGAIDEAVDYLVQNERNLVDILAFSIGGVIAWKYGLRTNNIKSLTCISSTRLRKETKRPKGRIKLLFGENDEFKPNHEWVNKMELECEIIKDKNHLMYTETELGEVFSRQINFLNLSNSL, via the coding sequence ATGAAGAATAAATTAATTATTATTTCTGACTTATGGGGAAGTCAAAAAGCCCAATGGTTAACTAACTACACAAAAATTTTAGAAACTAATTTTGATATTACTTTTTATGATTGTTGTAAAATAGGTAAGGTAGATATAACTAACTATAGCCAAGAAAATTTACATCATCAGTTTATTGATGGAGCGATTGATGAGGCTGTAGATTATTTAGTTCAAAATGAAAGAAACCTAGTTGATATACTAGCTTTTAGTATTGGAGGTGTTATTGCTTGGAAGTACGGTTTAAGAACTAATAATATAAAGTCGTTGACTTGTATTTCATCAACAAGGTTGAGAAAGGAAACAAAGAGACCAAAAGGGAGAATAAAACTTCTATTCGGTGAAAATGATGAATTTAAACCTAATCATGAGTGGGTAAATAAAATGGAACTTGAATGTGAAATTATAAAAGATAAAAACCACCTGATGTATACAGAAACTGAACTAGGAGAAGTTTTTAGTAGACAAATTAATTTTTTAAACCTGAGTAATAGTCTTTAA